CTGAAGGACAACACCGGCGGCTGGCCGCAGGTGCTCGACGCCTTCAAGAAGCGCGCCGAACAACCGGCCGCGTGAGCCAGGAACACCCCGGCGCCGACGAGGCGGTCGACCACGTCCTCGTCGCACTGGCCGACCCGACCCGGCGCAAGCTGCTCGGTCTGCTCGCCGCCCACGGCGAGGTCACCGCGACCACCCTTGCCGAGGGGCTGCCCGTCTCCCGGCAGGCGGTGGTCAAGCACCTCGCCGTCCTGGACGCCGCCGGGCTGGTCTCCGGCAGCCGGGTCGGACGCGAGGTCCGGTACACCGTGCGTCCCGCGGCCCTGGACGCGACGGCCAGGTGGATGGCCACCCTCGCCGCCGACTGGGACCGGCGGCTCGCGGCCGTCAAACGGATCGCCGAGGCGGCGGAACGGGATGCGCAGGAGGACACCACGGCCCGATAGTGGGAACTGTGAGCGACTGGCCAGAGGGAAGCGGACAAGACGCAGGAGCCGGCACGGGCGGCGCGGACCACGGCGGCGGGCAGGAGCCCGTCGCCTGGTCCGGGCCGGAGGGCGCGCGGGCCTTCGCCGCCGTGGAGGCGGCCACGGACTGGCTGCTCGGGTACCCCTTCGTCTTCCGGAGCCTGGCCCGCTGGGTCGGGAGCGGATCCGTCCTGGTGGACTACGGGTGCGGGCCGGGCAAGGTCGCCGACCGCGCGGCCCGGCAGCTCGGAGCGAAGGTGCTGGGGGTGGACACCTCCCCCGAGATGCTCGCGCTGGCCCGCGGCTCGGGGACGGCGGTCGCCGAGTACCACCTGGTCACGGACGGGCGGACGGCCTGCCTGGCCGACGGCAGCGCCGACGCCGTGATGTGCAACCACGTCCTGGCGTCGCTGCCCACCGAGGAGGCGGTGCTCGCGGTGTTCCGGGAGATCCGCCGGATCCTGCGCCCCGGCGGCCCGTTCGTCCTGCTGGCCACCGATCCCGCGTGCAGCGGGAGGGAGTACGCCTCGCTGAGCATCGGCGACCCTGGCGGCGCGTACGGCCCGGGCGACGAACTGCCCGTACGGCTCCGGCGCACGGACGGCAGCTGGCAGACGATGCCCAACCACGCCTGGCCCGTGGACTTCTACCCGGCCCTCCTGGAGCGGGCCGGATTCGCGGACCTCGTCCAGCACCGTCCGACGGTGGACGAGGCCCTCGGCCTCCCCGGTCTCGTCGACCCGGATCTCGCCGCCGGCCGCACCTGGTCGGCGGAGCGGTCCGCGCCCCCGCTGGTGATCACCACGGCACTGGCGGCCTGAGGGCGCGGGACCACCGGGTCTCAGCGCAGCCGGAGCACGCTTCGGACACCGGCGTGGTCGGAGGGCCACAGACCCGACGGGGTGCGGTCGGCCTGGGCGTGGCCCACCCGGTGGGCCGTCAGCGCCTTGACCTTGCCGCGGAAGAGCACGTAGTCGATGCGCTGGGTGAGCGTGGAGGTGGCGTTGCGCAGGTCGGGGGCCTGGCAGCAGGTGAATCCGGGGTCGCGCGGGCGGGTGGCGGTCCAGGCGTCGGTGAATCCGGCGGCGAGGAGGCGGTTGTGGCTCTGCGTGTCGGTGCCCGGCGTCGCACCGACTCCGCCGGCGGCCGAGTTGAGGTCGCCCAGCAGCACGGTGGGGAGCGTGGTGTTCAGCGGGCCGGCGATCAGTTCGTCGGCCTGTGCTTCCTGGACGGCGGGGGCTGCGGGCTCGAGATGGGTGGTCACCACGCGGGCCGTGCGTCCGCCCAGCGTGGCGTCCGC
This genomic interval from Streptomyces sp. NBC_00193 contains the following:
- a CDS encoding helix-turn-helix transcriptional regulator, coding for MSQEHPGADEAVDHVLVALADPTRRKLLGLLAAHGEVTATTLAEGLPVSRQAVVKHLAVLDAAGLVSGSRVGREVRYTVRPAALDATARWMATLAADWDRRLAAVKRIAEAAERDAQEDTTAR
- a CDS encoding class I SAM-dependent methyltransferase; translation: MSDWPEGSGQDAGAGTGGADHGGGQEPVAWSGPEGARAFAAVEAATDWLLGYPFVFRSLARWVGSGSVLVDYGCGPGKVADRAARQLGAKVLGVDTSPEMLALARGSGTAVAEYHLVTDGRTACLADGSADAVMCNHVLASLPTEEAVLAVFREIRRILRPGGPFVLLATDPACSGREYASLSIGDPGGAYGPGDELPVRLRRTDGSWQTMPNHAWPVDFYPALLERAGFADLVQHRPTVDEALGLPGLVDPDLAAGRTWSAERSAPPLVITTALAA